A region of the Verrucomicrobiota bacterium genome:
AGAAACTCGATGGTGAGCGCTTCACATTCAAGCCGAGTGTGAAATATGCTGGCTAGGCTCACATGTTTTCCAAAGGCAACGGCGCATCGATCCCTGGCGGGCCATCGAGCGGGAGAAGATCGCCGCGGCGGGCTGGCGCGAGCGGAAGCGGCGTGAAAGGCGCGGTCCGGCAACTTCGGGATGCATCGTTCCGATGTGGCTTCCAAAACGCATTCTTGCCCGCATGCCGGTGGATGTGGAACAGTCCCGGCCCTGTAGTTTATTCTCTATGGCACACGTCAAGCTCCACATCCCCGGGCCCGTCGAGGTCAGTGACAAGACATTCCATGCTTTTCGATCGCCGATGATCGGTCATCGCGGCCAAGGGTTTAAGGATTTATACGCCAGGATTCAGCCTCAGCTCCAGGCTCTTTTCCACACGCGGCAGCTCGTCTATCTCAGCACCTCTTCCGCCTGGGGCGTCATGGAGGGGGCCATTCGCAATTTGACCACCCGCAAGGTGTTGAATTGCATGTGCGGCGCGTTCTCCGACAAGTGGCTCGACGTTTCCCAGCGTTGCGGCAAGTCGGCGGAAGGGCTGCAGGTGCCCTGGGGATCGCCGATTCGCGCCGAGCTCATCGACGCCAAACTGGCCACCGGCCAGTTCGATGCCTTGACCCTGATTCACAACGAAACCTCCACCGGCGTCATGAGCCCGCTCGCCGAGATCGCGGCGCTCAAGAAAAAGTATCCCGACGTCATGTTTATCGTGGATGCCGTCAGCTCGTTGAGCGCGGTGAAAGTCGATTTCGATGCCTTGGGTATCGATGTGCTTTTGGCGGGCACCCAGAAAGCCTTCGCGCTTCCTCCTGGCCTGGCCGTCTTCGCCTGCTCGCCCGCCGCCCTGGCCAAGTCGGCCACGGTCAAGGATCGGGGCTACTACTTCGATTTTGTGGAGTTTCAAAAAAATGCCGAGCAACACATGACGCCCAGCACGCCCAGCATTGGGCATGTCTATGCGCTGGCGTCGAAACTGGAGGACATCTTCGCGGAGGGAGTGCCCAACCGGTTCGCGCGTCACGAAAGGCTGGCGCTGAAAACGCGTTCCTGGGCGGAGAAGCATGGCTTCACGCTGTTTCCCGAAAAGGGATTCGAGTCTTTGACGCTGACTTGTGTGAACAATGGCGCGCGTCCGGGAACGGGCGGGCGCGAAGTGGACGTGGCCAAACTCCAGAAGTTGGTGAAGGATCGCGGATTCCTGATCGACGGGGGATACGGAAAGATCAAGGGCACGACTTTTCGCATTTCCAGCATGGGCGATGAAACCGACGCGTCCATGGAACCGCTTTATGCGGCGCTGGACGACACCATGAAGGCGCTTGGATGAAGAATTGCCCTTGCGCGTGAGGCGTCCTTCGCCTTTCTTAAGGGCATGTTCCAGATCCTCAAGCGTTCCGCCTTTAATCTTCCGGAAAGACTGGTCACGCCCGAAGGAACTTACACCAAGCGCCGCGAGTTTCTCCGTCAGTTCGGCTTCGCTGGGGGCGGGCTCGCGGTCCTCGGCCTTGGTGCCCAGGGATGGGCCGCCCAGCCGGCGGGAGGCGGGTTGAAGTATCCCGCGACGCGCAATCCGGACTTCAATCCCAAGTGGACCCTCACCGACGAGAAGGTGGCGGCGACCTACAACAACTTCTACGAATTCACCACTTCCAAGGATCGCGTTCACCGGCTGGTCGGCAAGTTTGTCACGGAGCCATGGCCGCTTGAAGTCACGGGGCTCTGCGAGAACCCCATGAAAATGGACGCCATGGAATGGGCGAGCTTGCATGGCGTTGAGGAGCGAATTTACCGGTTCCGCTGCGTGGAAGCCTGGGCCATGATTGTGCCCTGGACGGGGTTCCAGCTTTCCAAACTCATCGAGAAGGCCAAGCCGAAGCCGGAGGCCAAGTTTGTCAAGTTCGTGACCTTCATGAAACCGGATCAGGCCCCGGGGTTCCTGAACATGCCCCAGTATCCTTGGCCTTACACCGAGGGGTTGCGTCTCGATGAGGCCATGCATCCTCTGACGATCATGGCCACCGGCATCTATGGCAAACCGATGCCCAAACAGCATGGAGCTCCGATTCGGCTCGTGGTGCCTTGGAAGTATGGATTCAAGAGCGGGAAATCGATCGTCAAAATCGAATTCACCGCGCAACAGCCCAAGACCCTCTGGGAATCCCTGGCCCCGGAGGAGTATCCGTTCGAGTCGAACGTCGATCCCGGGGTGCCACATCCGCGCTGGTCTCAAGCCACCGAACGGATGATCGATTCGGGCGACCGTGTAAAAACCCAGCTTTACAACGGCTACGGCTCCCACGTCGCCAAGCTGTACTCCAAGGCGTGAGCCTGCCGGTATTGAGCCGGGATGCGATGCGCGCATGGGAGCGCGACTCCTGGGCCGCGGGCCGCAACGTTCAATCCGTCATTCAACGAGTGGGCTGGCGCCTGGCGCGCTGGCTCGCGGAACACAGCCGCGCCAGAGATTCCATTCTGCTCCTGGCCGGGCCCGGCCACAACGGGGACGACGTCCGTGCCGCCGTGCCGGTGCTGGCCGATCGCGATGTGGAAATCATCACCGTTCGTGATCCCTCCGCGGTCTTCGATTGCGTCCGCTTGGCTTTGCGCTCGCCCCGCCGCTGGGTTGTCGATGGTCTCTTCGGCATCGGGTTGAACCGTCCGCTGGACGGCGCTTGGCGGCGGATCATCGAGGCGGTCAACGCCTGCGAATGGCCGGTGGCCGCGATGGACGTCCCCTCGGGATTGGATGCTGACAGCGGTCAACCGCTGGGAGAGGCCATTCACGCGACGCACACACTGACGGTGGGCGCGCCGAAGCCGGGTTTGATCGTGGAGGCTGCTTCGCCGTGGGTCGGACGGCTTGAAGTGCTCAATGGTGTGGGATTGATCGAGCCGCCCGTGCCTGCGACGGGCGCGCCCGTCTGGCTGGAGGAAAGAGATTTCGCGGGATAT
Encoded here:
- the msrP gene encoding protein-methionine-sulfoxide reductase catalytic subunit MsrP; its protein translation is MFQILKRSAFNLPERLVTPEGTYTKRREFLRQFGFAGGGLAVLGLGAQGWAAQPAGGGLKYPATRNPDFNPKWTLTDEKVAATYNNFYEFTTSKDRVHRLVGKFVTEPWPLEVTGLCENPMKMDAMEWASLHGVEERIYRFRCVEAWAMIVPWTGFQLSKLIEKAKPKPEAKFVKFVTFMKPDQAPGFLNMPQYPWPYTEGLRLDEAMHPLTIMATGIYGKPMPKQHGAPIRLVVPWKYGFKSGKSIVKIEFTAQQPKTLWESLAPEEYPFESNVDPGVPHPRWSQATERMIDSGDRVKTQLYNGYGSHVAKLYSKA
- a CDS encoding alanine--glyoxylate aminotransferase family protein gives rise to the protein MAHVKLHIPGPVEVSDKTFHAFRSPMIGHRGQGFKDLYARIQPQLQALFHTRQLVYLSTSSAWGVMEGAIRNLTTRKVLNCMCGAFSDKWLDVSQRCGKSAEGLQVPWGSPIRAELIDAKLATGQFDALTLIHNETSTGVMSPLAEIAALKKKYPDVMFIVDAVSSLSAVKVDFDALGIDVLLAGTQKAFALPPGLAVFACSPAALAKSATVKDRGYYFDFVEFQKNAEQHMTPSTPSIGHVYALASKLEDIFAEGVPNRFARHERLALKTRSWAEKHGFTLFPEKGFESLTLTCVNNGARPGTGGREVDVAKLQKLVKDRGFLIDGGYGKIKGTTFRISSMGDETDASMEPLYAALDDTMKALG